Below is a genomic region from Salinirussus salinus.
GCAGCGGTGACCAGAGCACTCCGGGCGGGACGGACGACGGGGCGCCGACAGACGGCTCCGGCGACGGCCCCACCGCGACCGAGGACGCCGGCGGAGGGACCGACGGCTCCGGAAGCGGGACCGGGACGACGGACGGCGGCGGAACGGACAGTGGGGCCCCACAGCTCGGCGACACGGTCGTGTTCCCCGACTCCTTCGCCATGACGGCGACGGTGTCGACAGGCGGACAGACCTTCGAGATGTCGGGGCGGTTCGACGGGGAGGACCTCTACTGGGAGTTCGAACAGGGAGGGCAGGTGATAGAGTGGTATCTCGTCGGCGAGAGCAGCTACGTCGTCACGGGAGGGCAGTGTTTCAGCGGGTCGCTCCAGCAGGGCATCAGCCGGGAGGACGTCGACCCGGGCACGTTCTCCGAGGGAGCGTCGGCGAACCCCGCCGTCGAGCCGGTCGGTACGGACACCATCGACGGGGAAGAGGTGCTGGTCTACGAGGTGTCGGGGAGCGGTGCAGCGGGCGGGGAGACCCTGACCTACTACGTCCTCGCCGACTCGGGCTACCCCCGGCGGATCGAGTCGGAGTCGATGCAGTGGGACTTCCACTCCTGGGGTGAGGTCGAGCCGGTCGAGGCACCCGAGATGGACTGCCGGACGATGCCGGGCTCGACCCCCGCACAGTCCGGTGGATAGGGCCCCACGGGTCGGCGTTTCCGCCGCTTGCCGGACCTGCGGGCCGGGCGTCCACCTGCGGACGGGCCGGTCCCCGGAGCACACGACAGCGCTCGGGTTCCGGACAACAACTATACCCTGTGCTGTCGAACCCGGCAGTCGTGAACTCACACACCATCTCCGGCGGCGGGGGCGTCGACCTCCGCGTCGACGAGACCGGGAACCCGGACGGCCGACCGGTCCTCTTCGTCCACGGGTACTCCCAGTCCCGGCTGTGCTGGAGCCGTCAGCTGGAGTCGGAGCTCGCGGACGACTTCCGGTTGGTCGCCATGGACAACCGCGGTCACGGCCGGTCGGACAAGCCCGAGGGCGCGTACGCCGACTCGGCGCTGTGGGCCGAGGACGTCCACTCGGTCATCGAGGGCCTCGACCTGGACCAGCCCGTGCTGGTCGGCTGGTCCTACGGCGGACTCGTCATCTCCGACTACCTGGGGGAGTACGGTGACGAGCACGTCGCCGGTATCAACCTCGTGGGGGCGATCTCGAAAAACGGGACCGGAGACGCGATGGCCGTCATCGGCGAGGACTTCACCGACCGGGTCCCGGGCTTCGAGAGCACCGACATCGAGGAGAGCGTCGCGACGCTGGAGCGGTTCCTGCGGGACTGCATGTACGCGGAGCCGTCGCCGGAGGACCTGTCGTTCATGCTCGGCTACAACGTCCTCGTGCCGCCACGCGTCCGGACGGCCCTGCACTCCCGGACGGTGACCCACGACGACGACCTCCGGGCGGTCGAGGTCCCGGTGCTGGTCACCCACGGGGAGGCAGACGGGATCGTCCTGCCCGCGGCTGCCGAGGAACACGCCGACCTCATCGAGACCGCAGAAACGTCGTTCTACCCCGAGGTCGGCCACTCGCCGTTCTGGGAGGCCACGGAGCGGTTCAACCGCGAACTCCGCGAGTTCGTCGGGTCGACCGACCCGCCTCGGAGGGACAAGTAGACGGCGGTCCTACAGGACCGGCAGTCCGGACGGCGACCCGCCGCGCGGCTCCGTCCAGGGCAGCGAAGGCACCCGAGCGAACCGCACCTGTTGGCCCCGTCGGGTTAGCACGGCGCGTCACCGAACTGCGGTGTGAGGAGGGTGAAACGAGAGCGTGTCGGTGTCGGCGGGACCGCGCCAGTGCCGGCACTCTCCCCGACCCATGCTGCACGTGAATTCGTAGAGTGGCCAAGTAGCACGCCCACGGAAACCTCACGTAACTGAACGTTGCGGCGAGGCGCGGGCGGACACCGGCACGTCGCGGCCGCCGAGGCCGGACTCCGCGGGGCCGGTCACTGCTTCTCAACGTCGGTCACGGTAACCGGGACACTGGCGTTGAGAAGCACCGACTGCGCGACGCTTCCGAGCAGCACCTTCCCGACGGGGGTGCGCTTCCGGCCACACATGACGATCTGGTCGGCACCGAATTCGTCGGCCGCTTCCACGATCCCCGGTCCCGGCTCGGCGATCTTCCGGTGTTTCTCCACAGTGATGCCCGCACGCTCCAGCACTGCCGTCGCTCTCCCCACGCTGGCCGGGAAGTCCTCCTCGTCGTACCACTCCTCCGAACTGACGGTCCCGCTGTCGACGCTGGAGACCTCGATGTCCTCGTGGACGTTCAGGACCGTGACGCGGATCTCGTCGGCCGCACACGGCTGCGCAGCAACGGTTTCCGCGGCCGCGACTGCGCGCTCCTCGTCGGCGTCCACCGGCATGAGTATGTGCATGCCCGGTACTTTACTATACAGAATAATTACATTTTCGGGTTACTTATGTGGTATCTCCGGGCGACTGTCCGCAAGTGGTTGTCCCGCCGAGCGCCACAGGCGAATATCCACGCGGGTCCCGGTTCGGGCAGATTCTCACGCCTCTCGCGGCGTCCGTCCACGGTCATGCGACGTCGGTCTGTTGTCTGCCACAGGGGGTCGAGACGCGGCTGCGAGTGGCTCACGCCGCTCCTGGAACCCGGGTGTGGCGCACCGGCGGGTCCCGCAGGGCGGCCACTTCCGCGTGCACGGTTGGCGTGGAGTGCCGTCGTCGATCAGCCCGTCAGGAATTCCGTGAGGGTGTCGTTCAGTTCGCCTGGCTTGTCGAGCATCAGCCAGTGGCTCGCGTCGCTGACCCGTTCGTACTGCCACGGCCCATCGACCTTCTCGGTGGATGCTGTCATCTGTTCCTCAGTGAGGTAGTGGTCCCTGTCACTCCACACACCCAGCACCGGGCAGGTCACGTCGGGGTAGTCCGCTCCGCGTTCCTCCGGGGGCTCGGGCCTGACGTTCGCCCGATACCAGTTGAGGGCAGCTGTGAGCGCCCCCGGTCGGGACAGGTTGGCTATGTAGCGGTCCTGGTCGCCATCGCCACGGCTCCACTCGCGGAACAGCCGCCAGTCGTCGTGCCGGAGCCACGCTTCGGCGACCTCCTCGAACTGGAAGAAGTAGAAGTACCAGGAGCGTTCGCGTTGTTCGACCGTCTGGGACCCCGAATTCCCCGGCGCGCCCACCGACAGCGCGACCAGCCGCTCGACAGTGTCCGGCTGCGTCGCCGCTAGCAACCACGCGACGGCCGCTCCCCAGTCGTGGCCGACGAGACGAACGTTCTCGACCTCCAGGGAACCCAAAATGCGCATCACGTCTTCGGCAGCGTTGGGAACCGCATACGCCTCGACCGGCCCGGGTTTCGGTGCATCCCCGAACCCGCGCATATCCGGTGCGACCACGCGAAAGCCCGCCTCAGCGAGCGCGGGGACCTGGTACCGCCAGAGATGGCGGGAGTCCGGGAACCCGTGGAGCATGAGCACCACCGGGCCGTCCCCGTAATCGAGGACCGGGAACGAGCCGCTCTCGGTCTCGACAGTCCTTGTAGCGTCCGCGACATCGACCGGATCCGGTTCCGCGTCCACCATCGGTTTTGTCACCCTGCCGGTCTACAGGAACCACTATCATAGACTTATCCCATGCCGGACTATCGCCGCGCGGGAGAGGTATGTCTGGTTTTCCTGCCGCCTGGTGTGACGGACGGCTGCCAGCCCCGCCAGGGCTCGGAATCGCTGGCTCCCGAGCGCGCGGTTTTCACTCCGCGGGACGAGAGAGACCTGTCTGGCGAAATAATCGGTGGTCCGGGATATTCAAAGTTCTACCCGGTGTCGGTCGAGTTGCAGCACACGCTCTCTTGCGCGCGCTGGAACCGGGTCTCCGGGACTGCACGGTGCGGAGGTGTCCGGGCAGTCGCCGGACATCCGAACAGTTATCTGAATGGCTGTTCATTTACTCAACCATGAGCCAGCAGTCAGAACGTCTCGAGCGCCTCATCGTCGAACAGGAAGGCGAGTGCTGCGTTGAGGACATCAACGCGCGCGTGGAGGCCATGGAGCGGCACGTCTCGGCGTTCCCGGCCGACACCGGGCGCGACCGGACCGCGCTCAAGGTACTGGGCAACGACACCCGCTACACGATCGTCCGCCTGCTGGCGGCGGCCGGCCGGGAACTCTGTGTCTGTGAGATCACACCCGTCGTCGACGTCAGCGACAGCGCGGTCAGTCACGCCCTCTCGGACCTGTTCGAGGCGGGGCTTGTCACCCGCCGGAAGGACGGTACCTGGCGCTACTACGAGGCGACCGAGCGGGCGGCCGCCCTGCTGGACGCGCTCGACAGGACCCGGGAGGGGTCACAGTGAGCGACGGCGTGCGCGTGGCGTTCGTCTGCGTCCAGAACGCCGGCCGGAGCCAGATGGCGACCGCCTTTGCCGAGCGCGAACGGGAACAGCGGGGGCTGGCAGACGCGGTAGAGGTCCTCACTGGCGGGACCGACCCCGCGGAGGAAGTCCACGACGTCGTCCGGGAGGTGATGGCCGAGGAGGGGGTCGACCTCGCGGACCGCGCGCCACGGGAGGTCACCACTGCGGAGCTCGAGTCGTGTGACTACGTCGCGACCATGGGCTGTTCGACGCTCGACCTCGACGCCGACGAGGGGGCCGTCGACGTCCGGGACTGGGCGCTCGAGGACCCGGACGGCAAGGATCTCGACCGGGTGCGGGAGGTCCGCGAGGCGGTCCGCGAGCACGTCCGCGCGCTGTTCGACGAGATCGAAGCGGAGGTGACCGCGGATGTCTGATTCCGGGGAATCGGGGACGGGACTCGACGCAGCGACCCAGCGACAGGTCGTCCGCGAACGCTACGCCCGGATCGCGAGTTCGGGGACGGGCGAGACGGAGGGAAGCGGGTGCTGTGCGACCGACGAGTGCCGCGCCGGCGAGACGGCAGAGGAGGCGGCCGAGACCGCGGAACAGCTCGGCTACTCGCGACGCGAGGTCGAGAGCGTCGACGGCGAGGCGAATCTCGGACTCGGCTGTGGCAATCCCCGGGCGATCGCCTCGCTCGAGGAGGGCGAGACGGTGCTCGACCTGGGGTCGGGTGCCGGCTTCGACTGCTTCCTGGCAGCACGAGAAGTCGGGGAGTCCGGCCGGGTCGTCGGGGTCGACATGACCCCGGAGATGGTCGAGAAAGCCAGGGAAAACGCGGCCGAGAACGGGAGCGACGCCGTCGAGTTCCGGCTGGGGGAGATCGAGCACCTCCCCGTCGCGGACGCCAGCGTGGACGTCGTCATCTCGAACTGCGTGGTGAACCTCTCGCCGGACAAGCCGCAGGTGTTCCGGGAGTCGTTTCGGGTGCTTCGGCCGGGCGGACGGCTCGCCATCTCGGACGTCGTCCTGACCGCAGACGTCCCGGAGGGGATCCGTGCCGACCCGGACTCCGTCGCCTCCTGTGTCGCGGGCGCGTCGACCGTCGACCGGCTCCGGGAGGTACTCACCGAGGTCGGGTTCGAGCAGGTCGACATCTCCCCCAAGGAAGACAGCGACCGGTTCATCAGCGAGTGGGACGACGAACGCGACGTGAGTGACTTCCTCGTCTCCGCGAGTATCACCGGTCGGAAACCGGAGATCCCCGATGAGTGACGCCGCCCACGCGCACGGCCCGGACTGTGACTGCGAGAGCTGTGGCGACCCCCGGTCGATGGACCTCCTCGACAAGTATCTCACCGTCTGGATCTTCGGGGCGATGGCCGTCGGGGTCGGACTCGGATCCGTCGCGCCCTCGGTGACTCAGCCCATCCAGGACTTCCACCTCGTCGAGATCGGGCTGGTGCTGATGATGTACCCGCCGCTGGCGAAGGCGAACTACTCGCAGCTCCGGGCCGTCTTCTCGAACTGGCGCGTGCTCGGGCTGAGCCTCGTCCAGAACTGGCTGATCGGCCCGACGCTGATGTTCGGGCTCGCCGTCTTCTTCTTCAGCGGGCTCGTCCCCGGCCTGCCGGCCCGTCCCGAGTACTTCCTCGGTCTCGTGTTCATCGGGATGGCCCGGTGTATCGCGATGGTGCTGGTCTGGAACGAACTCGCCGAGGGGTCGACGGAGTACGTCACCGGCCTGGTCGCCTTCAACAGCCTCTTTCAGATCCTCACCTACGGCGTCTACGTCTGGTTTTTCGGCCTCTTCCTGCCGCCGCTGCTGGGCATGGACACCCTGGTCGCCGGCATCGAGACCTTCGACGTCAGCCCGATCCAGGTCTTCGAGGCGATCGTCGTCTTCCTCGGGATCCCCTTCCTCGGCGGCTTTCTCACCCGCTACATCGGGACCCGGACGAAGGGCGAACAGTGGTACGACGAGACCTTCGTCCCCAGGATCGACCCGCTGACGCTCGCGGCGTTGCTGTTCACCGTCGTCGTGATGTTCGCGACCCAGGGGGAGAACATCGTCGCCGCCCCCGGGGACGTGCTCCTGATCGCCGTCCCGCTGACGGTCTATTTCGTCGTGATGTTCCTCGTGAGCTTCGGGATGGGCAAGGGGATCGGCGCCGATTACTCGACGACGACGGCGATCGGCTTCACCGCCGCCTCCAACAACTTCGAGCTGGCCATCGCGGTCGCGGTCGCCGTCTTCGGCGTCGGCTCCGGCGTCGCCTTCGCGACGGTCGTCGGCCCGCTGATCGAGGTGCCCGTCCTGCTCGCGCTGGTCAACGTCGCGCTGTACTTCCAGCGCCGCTTCGACTGGACCGGCGCGACGACCGGGAGTCTCGCCGCCTCCGACCCCGAGCCCACACCGGAGGACGACTGAGCCGCCGGCACGGGCCGAGTACGGTCGTGTCCGCCACTCCCGACCGCTAGCGCCGGGTGAGCCACGGGACCGGTTCCGTGGGGCGACGGGGCCAGGTTTACACGTGCTCGCGACACAGGGCCGGCAATGGACGGCGTCCACGACCTCGGTGGCACCGACGGGACGGGGCGGGTCTCGCACACTCCCACCGAGCCCGTGTTCCACGACGAGTTCGAGCGGCGGATGTTCGGGATGGTGATGGTCACGATGGCGAACCGGGAGTACACGATGGACGAGTTCCGCCACGCCATCGAGCGCATGGCCCCGGCGTGGTACCTCGACTCCTCGTACTACGAACACTGGCTGGCAGCGGTGGAGAAGCTCCTCGTCGAGCGCGGCGTGCTGGAGGCCGAGGAACTGCGCGAGCGCATCGAGCAGGCGCGGGCGGGCGGGGTCACGGTACCGGAACGCGCCGACCCGGAAGCCGCCGAGGCGATGCGTGCGATAGTCGGGAGCGGCGGCGGCACGTATCGCGGCCCCGGTGACCCGGCGTTCGAAGTCGGCGACACGGTCAGGGTGCGGAACATGCACCCGGAGGGACACACCCGCTGTCCCGGGTACGTCCGCCGTGCCGAGGGGACCGTCCGGGAAGTCTACGGCGAGCACGTCCTGCCGGACAGCCACGCACACCGGGACGGGGAGTCCCCGGAGCCGCTGTACTCGGTCCGCTTCGCGGGCGAGGCGCTGTGGGGTCCCGACGCCGAGGCCAACACGGCCGTCTCCGTCGACCTCTGGGAGCGTTACCTGGAGTCGCCGTAGGCGAGCGCCCCCGTACCGGCGGCCCTGGCGACGGTGAGAACCGTTAAGCGCATCGCTACCACACTCCGTGGTATGACCGACGGCCAGGAGCACGACCACGACGACCGGGACCACCCGGTGCCGACGGACGACCCGGAAGCCCGCGCCCGGGCGCTGCAGTCGCTGCTCGTCGAGAAAGAGAAGCTCTCGACCGACGCGGTCGACGAGGTGGTGAGCATCTACGAGGAGGAGGTCGGCCCGATGAACGGCGCCGAGGTGGTCGCCCGCGCGTGGAGCGACCCCGACTACCGCGAGTGGTTGCTCGAGGACGGCACCGCCGCGATCGACGACCTCGGGTACACGGGCGTGCAGGGCGTGGACATCGAGGTCAAAGAGAACTCCCCCGGGACGCACAACGTCATCGTCTGTACGCTCTGTTCGTGTTACCCGTGGCCGGTGCTGGGGCTCCCGCCGACGTGGTACAAGTCCCCGCCCTACCGGTCGAAGATCGTCAAGCGGCCGCGGCGGACGCTGCGCGAGGAGTTCGACCTCGACCTGTCCGAGGACGTCGGGATCGACGTCTGGGACTCCAGTTCCGAGATCCGGTACATGGTGCTCCCCCAGCGACCCGAGGGGACCGAAGGGATGTCGGAGTCGGAGCTGGCCGACCTGGTCACCCGCGACTCGATGATCGGCGTCGAGCGACTGGGCGGGCGGCGTGCGGGGGAGTTGGCGTGACCGACGACCTCGAGGCGACCATCAGTGACGTTCGCGCGGCGACCGAGCCGCCGGGCGAGGACGACATCGTCTTCGAGGCGCCCTGGCAGGCCCGGGCCTTCGCGCTCACTGTCGCGTTGCGCCGCGAGGGCGATTTCCCGTGGGAGGCGTTCCAGACGCGGCTCATCGAGGAACTCGAGGACGTGGGGGGCGGTGCCGCGGCATCTGCCGGTGCCGAGGAGACCGAGGCGGCGTACTACCGGGCATGGCTCGCTGCCGTCGAGCGCCTGCTCCTGGAGGAGGACATACTGGAGGACGAGGAGCTGGCCGAGCGCGTCACGGCCTTCGCCTCGGGGGAGCGTGACGCCTCGGAGTTCGTCGTCGGCGACCACGGTCACGACCACTCCCACGACCACGGGGACGGGCACGCACACGACCACGGGGACGCGCACGACCGGTAAGTACGGACCAGTGTCTCCAGTCAACCACGCGGCGTGGGTAGGTCCGCTCAGTGACGTGTCGATCTCTGCTACTGTGAGTCGTCCGGATGGCGGGGAATGAAGCAGCGTCGAGGAGACCGAGGCCACCCCCGACCGGGCCACGACAAGATGGGCGCTGCAGGATTTGAACCCGCGACAGCTTGGTCCGAAGCCAAGTACTCTGTCCAGACTGAGCTAAGCGCCCTCGTCTCCCACCTATCTAGCTCGCCTCAAAAACTCCCCGATTTCCCAGACTGAGCGGACCACTACCGGGGAGCTACAGTGGCTCCTCGCCCTCGATGATGTCCAGCGCGCGCTCTGCCATCGCGGGCACGCGCTCCTCCATCAGCGGGTAGGCCGGGTTGCTGCTGTTGCCCTCGAGATACCGGCGATACATCATCTCGCAGGCGCCGGCGGATTTGAACACCCCGAAGGTGCGGTAGAAGCGCTCGTTGTCGAAGGTCAGCCCGGTCTGTTCCTCGTAGCGGTCGAGCAGTTCCCGCCGGGAGAGATAGCCCTCCCTCGCTTCGATCCGGTTGCTGAGCGGGTCCTCGCGGTCGGGGTCGCCCGGGTCCGTCCAGGAGATGAGCATCCACCCCAGGTCCATCGACGGGTCCCCGCGGGTGCACATCTCCCAGTCGAAGACGCCGACGAGTTCGGGCGGGGTCCCCGGCCCGAACATCACGTTGTCCAGCTTGTAGTCCCCGTGGACCAGCGTGTGGGCGTAGTCGTCGGGGACGTTGTCGGCCAGCCAGTCGGCCACCTCGTGGAGTTCCGGGATCGGGCGGTCGTCGGCGGTCACCTCGAAGGCCCACTCCAGTTGCTCGGTCCAGCGCTCGACCTGGCGTTCGGTGTAGCCCTCGGGATGACCCATGTCGTCGAGCCCGACCGCGGCGGGGTCGATGGTGTGGATCTCGGCGATGGTGTCGATGAAGGCCTCCGAGAGCAGGCGGCGCTGTTCGGGGTCGGCGAAGCGCTCGGGCTCCTCGTCGCGGATCACGTCCCCCTCCAGCCGTTCCATCACGTAGAAATCGGAGCCGATGACGGAGTGGTCGTCACAGGCTGCGACGGTCCGCGGGACCGGAACAGCGGTATCCTGGAGCGCGTCCATCGCGCGGTACTCCCGGAGGACCTCGTGGGCGGCGTCGGCATGAGCCCCCGCGGGCGGCCGCCGGAGCACCAGTTCGTGGTCGCCCCAGTCGACGAACAGGGTCTCGTTGGAGTGGCCGGCCTGGTGGTACTCGACGTGCAACTCCCCGGGACCGAGCGCGTCTTCGAGGAACGCCGCGAGCGCCTCCTCGTCGAACAGCCGGCCGAGGTACTCCTCGTCGACGGCTTCCTCGTCCAGCCCGCTCACGCCGTCCTCGGTATCCGTGGCGTCGGTAGTATCGTCCCCACTCATCGGTTCTCGAAGTCGGGTTCGCGGCCGTCCAGCCGGGCCTGGATCCCCTCGCGGTAGTCGCGGGTGTCGTAGATCTCCCGACCCAGCGAGCGTTCGAAGGCCAGCCCCTCGTCGATCGGCATCTCGGGGGCGGCGTTCAGCGATTCCTTCGCCCGAACCATCCCCATCGGCGCGTTCGCGCCGAGGTCGTCCGCGAGGTCGCGGGCTCGCTCCTTGACCGCGCCGGGCTCGACGACCTCGTTGACGAGACCGTGGCGCTCGGCCTCCTCGGGGTCGATGAACTCCCCCGCGAGTACGAACTCCTTGGCCTTGGCCATCCCCACCAGCCGAGGGAGGCGCTGGGTCGCGCCGCCGTGGGGGAAGGTTCCGAGCTGGACCTCGATGACGCCGTACTTGGCGTCCGACCCGATGACCCGGAAGTCGAAGGGCAAGGAGAGTTCGAACCCGCCCGCCGGGGCCGCGCCGTGGATGGCCGCCACCGTCGGGAGCGGACAGTCCGCGATGGTGTCCAGGAGGTCGGGAAAGAGGTCGTTGTCGAACTCCTCGGGGGCGTCCGCCCGCTCGCGCATCATGTTCAGGTCCATCCCCGCACACAGGACCGGCCCCTCACCGAGCATGACGACCGACCGTACCTCCTCGAGGTCCCCGACGGTCCGGAACGCCTCCGTCAGGTCCCGCATCAGTTGCTCGCTCATCGCGTTGCGCTTGTGCGCGCGGTCGAGCACGACGTCGGCGCGGTGGCCGTCGGTCTCGACCCGCGCCAGGCCGTGGTCCATCTCCGCGTGTGAAGCCATACCAGCCAGTTCGTCACCGGGTGTGATAAAACTCCGACTGCCTGTCGGCCTGTCGACAGTACGGGGGTGCAGTACGGGGAGGGAGCGAACGCGGGGGCGGGACCCCCACAGTAATGCCCCCGCCCGCCGAAGCCCGGAGACACATGAGTTCGGACACGAACCGGCAGTGGATGCTGGCGAGCAGGCCGACAGGCGAACCGACGATGGACGACTTCGAGATGGTCGAATCCGACGTCCCGGAACCCGGGCACAAGGAGGTGCTGGTCCGGACGCAGTACATGTCCGTCGACCCGTACATGCGCGGGCGGATGCGCGACGCCGACTCCTATGCCGACCCCTGGGCGGTCGGCGACCCGATGCGCGCCCGCTGTGTGGGCGAGGTCGTCGAGTCCAACCACGCCGACTTCGCCGCGGGCGACACCGTCACCGGCAACCTCTACTGGGCGGAGTACGCCGCCGTCGACGGGACGGAACTCGACCACGCCGACACCGGCGACGCCCCGGTCTCGACGGCGCTGCACGTCCTGGGGATGCCGGGCCGGACCGCCTACATCGGGACCGTGGACGTCGGCGAGGTCGAACCCGGCGACACCGTCGTGGTCTCGGGTGCGGCCGGCGCCGTGGGCTCGGTCGCCGGCCAGGTCGCTTCCATCGCCGGCGCGCGCGTGGTGGGGATCGCCGGCAGCGACCGGAAGGTCGAGTGGATCACCGACGAACTCGGCTTTGACGCGGGGATCAACTACAATACCGACGACCTCTCGGCGGCGGTCGCGGAGGCCTGCCCCCGCGGGGTCGACCTGTACTTCGAAAACGTGGGTGGTGCGGTCAGCGACGCCGTGCTCGACCACCTCGCGGAGTTCTCCCGGGTCGCGGTCTGCGGGAAGATCTCGCTGTACAACGCCCAGCCCGGCGACGAGGAACTGACCGGCCCGCGGCGGTTCTACCAGCGGACCAAAACGCGCGTCGAGGGCTTCATCGTCAGCGACCACGCCCACCGCTTCGAGCACATCATGGACCGGCTGCGCCGCTGGACCGGCGACCGGATCCAGTACGAGGAAACCGTCACCGAGGGG
It encodes:
- a CDS encoding alpha/beta fold hydrolase, whose product is MNSHTISGGGGVDLRVDETGNPDGRPVLFVHGYSQSRLCWSRQLESELADDFRLVAMDNRGHGRSDKPEGAYADSALWAEDVHSVIEGLDLDQPVLVGWSYGGLVISDYLGEYGDEHVAGINLVGAISKNGTGDAMAVIGEDFTDRVPGFESTDIEESVATLERFLRDCMYAEPSPEDLSFMLGYNVLVPPRVRTALHSRTVTHDDDLRAVEVPVLVTHGEADGIVLPAAAEEHADLIETAETSFYPEVGHSPFWEATERFNRELREFVGSTDPPRRDK
- a CDS encoding universal stress protein, with the translated sequence MHILMPVDADEERAVAAAETVAAQPCAADEIRVTVLNVHEDIEVSSVDSGTVSSEEWYDEEDFPASVGRATAVLERAGITVEKHRKIAEPGPGIVEAADEFGADQIVMCGRKRTPVGKVLLGSVAQSVLLNASVPVTVTDVEKQ
- a CDS encoding alpha/beta fold hydrolase, which produces MTKPMVDAEPDPVDVADATRTVETESGSFPVLDYGDGPVVLMLHGFPDSRHLWRYQVPALAEAGFRVVAPDMRGFGDAPKPGPVEAYAVPNAAEDVMRILGSLEVENVRLVGHDWGAAVAWLLAATQPDTVERLVALSVGAPGNSGSQTVEQRERSWYFYFFQFEEVAEAWLRHDDWRLFREWSRGDGDQDRYIANLSRPGALTAALNWYRANVRPEPPEERGADYPDVTCPVLGVWSDRDHYLTEEQMTASTEKVDGPWQYERVSDASHWLMLDKPGELNDTLTEFLTG
- a CDS encoding ArsR/SmtB family transcription factor; protein product: MSQQSERLERLIVEQEGECCVEDINARVEAMERHVSAFPADTGRDRTALKVLGNDTRYTIVRLLAAAGRELCVCEITPVVDVSDSAVSHALSDLFEAGLVTRRKDGTWRYYEATERAAALLDALDRTREGSQ
- a CDS encoding arsenate-mycothiol transferase ArsC, whose amino-acid sequence is MSDGVRVAFVCVQNAGRSQMATAFAEREREQRGLADAVEVLTGGTDPAEEVHDVVREVMAEEGVDLADRAPREVTTAELESCDYVATMGCSTLDLDADEGAVDVRDWALEDPDGKDLDRVREVREAVREHVRALFDEIEAEVTADV
- the arsM gene encoding arsenite methyltransferase — encoded protein: MSDSGESGTGLDAATQRQVVRERYARIASSGTGETEGSGCCATDECRAGETAEEAAETAEQLGYSRREVESVDGEANLGLGCGNPRAIASLEEGETVLDLGSGAGFDCFLAAREVGESGRVVGVDMTPEMVEKARENAAENGSDAVEFRLGEIEHLPVADASVDVVISNCVVNLSPDKPQVFRESFRVLRPGGRLAISDVVLTADVPEGIRADPDSVASCVAGASTVDRLREVLTEVGFEQVDISPKEDSDRFISEWDDERDVSDFLVSASITGRKPEIPDE
- the arsB gene encoding ACR3 family arsenite efflux transporter, which codes for MSDAAHAHGPDCDCESCGDPRSMDLLDKYLTVWIFGAMAVGVGLGSVAPSVTQPIQDFHLVEIGLVLMMYPPLAKANYSQLRAVFSNWRVLGLSLVQNWLIGPTLMFGLAVFFFSGLVPGLPARPEYFLGLVFIGMARCIAMVLVWNELAEGSTEYVTGLVAFNSLFQILTYGVYVWFFGLFLPPLLGMDTLVAGIETFDVSPIQVFEAIVVFLGIPFLGGFLTRYIGTRTKGEQWYDETFVPRIDPLTLAALLFTVVVMFATQGENIVAAPGDVLLIAVPLTVYFVVMFLVSFGMGKGIGADYSTTTAIGFTAASNNFELAIAVAVAVFGVGSGVAFATVVGPLIEVPVLLALVNVALYFQRRFDWTGATTGSLAASDPEPTPEDD
- the nthB gene encoding nitrile hydratase subunit beta, whose translation is MDGVHDLGGTDGTGRVSHTPTEPVFHDEFERRMFGMVMVTMANREYTMDEFRHAIERMAPAWYLDSSYYEHWLAAVEKLLVERGVLEAEELRERIEQARAGGVTVPERADPEAAEAMRAIVGSGGGTYRGPGDPAFEVGDTVRVRNMHPEGHTRCPGYVRRAEGTVREVYGEHVLPDSHAHRDGESPEPLYSVRFAGEALWGPDAEANTAVSVDLWERYLESP
- the nthA gene encoding nitrile hydratase subunit alpha; this encodes MTDGQEHDHDDRDHPVPTDDPEARARALQSLLVEKEKLSTDAVDEVVSIYEEEVGPMNGAEVVARAWSDPDYREWLLEDGTAAIDDLGYTGVQGVDIEVKENSPGTHNVIVCTLCSCYPWPVLGLPPTWYKSPPYRSKIVKRPRRTLREEFDLDLSEDVGIDVWDSSSEIRYMVLPQRPEGTEGMSESELADLVTRDSMIGVERLGGRRAGELA
- a CDS encoding nitrile hydratase accessory protein → MTDDLEATISDVRAATEPPGEDDIVFEAPWQARAFALTVALRREGDFPWEAFQTRLIEELEDVGGGAAASAGAEETEAAYYRAWLAAVERLLLEEDILEDEELAERVTAFASGERDASEFVVGDHGHDHSHDHGDGHAHDHGDAHDR
- a CDS encoding phosphotransferase family protein, producing the protein MSGDDTTDATDTEDGVSGLDEEAVDEEYLGRLFDEEALAAFLEDALGPGELHVEYHQAGHSNETLFVDWGDHELVLRRPPAGAHADAAHEVLREYRAMDALQDTAVPVPRTVAACDDHSVIGSDFYVMERLEGDVIRDEEPERFADPEQRRLLSEAFIDTIAEIHTIDPAAVGLDDMGHPEGYTERQVERWTEQLEWAFEVTADDRPIPELHEVADWLADNVPDDYAHTLVHGDYKLDNVMFGPGTPPELVGVFDWEMCTRGDPSMDLGWMLISWTDPGDPDREDPLSNRIEAREGYLSRRELLDRYEEQTGLTFDNERFYRTFGVFKSAGACEMMYRRYLEGNSSNPAYPLMEERVPAMAERALDIIEGEEPL
- a CDS encoding enoyl-CoA hydratase/isomerase family protein, with protein sequence MASHAEMDHGLARVETDGHRADVVLDRAHKRNAMSEQLMRDLTEAFRTVGDLEEVRSVVMLGEGPVLCAGMDLNMMRERADAPEEFDNDLFPDLLDTIADCPLPTVAAIHGAAPAGGFELSLPFDFRVIGSDAKYGVIEVQLGTFPHGGATQRLPRLVGMAKAKEFVLAGEFIDPEEAERHGLVNEVVEPGAVKERARDLADDLGANAPMGMVRAKESLNAAPEMPIDEGLAFERSLGREIYDTRDYREGIQARLDGREPDFENR